CGAGCCGCCGAGCGGAAACTCTTCGATGCCCTGTTCGACGAATCCGGGTAGCTTCTATCACAGAAAATGACACTAATGAGTTACTAATATTTTAGGGCTAGAACTTATCGAGATGTGAACCAATCAGTAGGGACGATGAGCAGCGAGTTCGGTCTGCCGGACGACTTCGACGAGGCCGATCGATCGACGCCACGAGTCGTCGATCTCTTCGACGCACTCTCGAGCACCCGCCGATGTGTCGTGGTCGAAGTGCTGAGCGATCGGTCGCCGCTCGCCGAAGCCGACCTCGCCGCTCGCGTCCTCGAGCGTGGCGTGGAGACGGACGCCTCGCGCGAGCGCGTTCACGTCTCGCTTCGCCACCAGCACCTGCCGAGGCTCGCAACCGCCGGAATCGTCGACCACGATCCCGAGACCGGCATCGTCGACTGCGGCCGATTCTTCGACGTGGCAGACGCGACGCTCGAGGAGACCTGGGCTCGCTGTAAGGCGTAACGTGCGAACCGGGACGGAGGTGGACCGGTTTAGTGGCTGTCGAGGGGGTTACATTAATGATCGTTCGTCGTAGACACTCACTTGATGAACGATCTCTCCAACGTCGTTCTCTCGGACGAACATCGGTTGTTCCGCGATGAGACCCGTCGATTCGTCGAGAACGAGGTCGTCCCCGAGGCCAGGGAGCGAGACCACCGCAAGGAGCCGATGTCCGACGAGCTGATCGACCAGCTCGGCGAGCTGGGCTTTTTTGGCATCCTGATCGACGAGGAGTACGGCGGGCTCGGGCTCGACCTCAAGGCGTACGCGGTGATCGCCGAGGAGCTCTCCCGCGGCTGGCTCAGTGTCGGCAGTATCATCGCGCGCGGCCAGAGTCTCGCGGGGGCGACCGAGGAGCAAAAGGAGACGTACCTGCCGAAGATGGCCCGTGGCGAGCTGTTGAAATCGATCGCTATCAGCGAACCGGACGCCGGCAGCGACGTTTCGAACATGCGGCTGCGCGCCGAGCGCGAGGGGGACGAGTACGTCCTCAACGGCCAGAAGATGTGGTGTACGTACGCGAAGGGATCGGACTTCATCCTCACCTACGCCGTCACCGACCCCGACGCGGAGCCCGCCTACCGGGGCATCTCGGGGTTCATCGTCGAGAAACCGGCCGGCACGTTCGACCGCGAGGGGCTTAGCGGGAGTCCGATCGACAAGATCGGCTACCACGGCTGGAAGACCTGGGAGGTCAACTTCGACGACGTTCGCGTGCCCGCGGATAAACTCGTCGGCGGCGAGGAGGGCCAGGGCTTCTACCAGATCATGGACTTTTTCGAGGAGGGACGGGTCCACACGGCCGCCCGCGCCGTCGGGCTGGCCCAGGCGTCGCTCGAGGACTCACTGACGTACGCCCAGGAACGCGTTCAGTTCGACCAGCCGATTTCGGACTTCCAGGCGATCCGCTTTTCCCTGGCGGAGATGGCGACCAAGGTCGAGGCCGCCCGGGCGCTGACGCTGTTGGTCGCCGACGCGGTCGACGAGGGCGAACGGGCGAGCGCGGAGGCAGCGATGGCGAAGCTGTTCGCGAGCGAGATCGCCGAGGAGGTGACGAGCGAGGGGATCCAGATCCACGGCGGCTACGGCTACACCACCGAGTTCGACGTCGAGCGCTACTGGCGGGACGCCCGGCTCACCCGCATCTTCGAGGGGACGAGCGAGATCCAAAAGAAGATCATCGCCGACGACCTGCTCTCGTGAGTCGGTCGGTAGCTCGGGGTGGAACACCCGACTCGAGGCCTGACAGGCTCGAGCGGTGACCTTTCGTCGAGACGACGACGCGTCGATCGAACGTTTCACGACTGCCGCCGCGTCGATGTGGTAGTTCTTTTACCCCGTCCCGAACAATGAGCGGGCATGAGCTACGACCCGCAGGAACTCGAGGCCGAGTGGCGCGCCCGCTGGGCCGAGTCGGGACAGTACGAGGCTGACCCCGACGGCCGAGACGACCCGACGTTCGTGACGGTGGCCTACCCGTATCCGAGCGGCGGCATGCACATCGGCCACGCCCGAACGTACACCGTACCGGACGTCTACGCCCGCTATCGCCGCCAGCGCGGTGACAACGTCCTCTTCCCGCTGGGCTGGCACGTCACCGGCACGCCGATCGTCGGCGCCGTCGAGCGGCTGAAGAAAGGCGACGAAGAGCAGATCGAGAGCCTCCAGACGGCGTTCGAGGTCCCCGAGGAGGACCTGACCGACCTCGAGACGCCGATGGGCTACGCCCGCTACTTCATCGAGGAGGCCGACTGCAGCTACAAGAAGGGGATGCAAGAGCTCGGCCTGTCGATCGACTGGCGCCGGGAGTTCACGACGAACGACGAGCGCTACCAGCGCTTTATTACCTGGCAGTACGAGACGCTCAGAGCGCGCGGCCTGCTCGAGAAGGGACTGCACCCGGTCAAGTACTGTACGGTGCAGGAGAATCCGGTGACGACCCACGACTTACTCGAGGGCGAGGAGGTCGAGTTCCAGGAGTACACGCTGGTGAAGTTCGAGGGCGACGGGACGGTGTTCCCGATGGCCACGCTGCGCCCGGAGACCGTCCGTGGGGTCACGAACGCCTATATCGACCCCGCGGCCGACTACGTCGAGGCGACGGTCGACGGCGAGCGCTGGGTCGTCTCCGTCGAGGCCGTCGAGAAACTCGAGTTGCAAGAACGCGACGTCGAGGTCGAACGCGAGACGACGGGCGAAGCGTACGTCGGCGAGTCGGTGACCAACCCCGTCACGGGCGACGAGGTGTTGGTCCTCCCCGCGGACTTCGTCGACCCCGACAGCGGTTCGGGCGTCGTCATGTCGGTGCCGGCACACAGCCCGGACGACTACCTCGCGCTGCAGGAGGCGACGGCGGACGAAGCGCGCCTGCGCGAGTACGGCATCGATCCCGCCGACGTCGAGGCAATCGAACCGATCCCGATCCTCTCGATCGAGAGCTACGGCGAGATTCCTGCGAAAGACGCCGTCGAGTCGGCGGGCATCGATTCGGCGACCGACTCCGGCCTGAAGGAGGTCACCCAGGAGGTCTACAACCGCGAGTTCCACCAGGGCGTGCTCTCCGACGAGTACGGCGAGTACGGCGGCGAGGTCGTCGAGGACGTCCGCGACGACCTGAAGGCCCACTTCCAGTCCCAGGGCGCGTTCGACGCGATGTACGACTTCCCCGAGCCCGTGATCTCGCGGGCCGGCGGCAAGGTCGTCGTCGCGAATCAGGAGACGTGGTTCCTGCGGTACAACGACGAGGAGTGGAAGGGGAAGACCCGGAAGGCCATCGAGCGCCTCGATGCCATCCCCGAGAACACCCGCGAACAGTACGAACACACCGTCGACTGGCTGCAGGAGTGGCCCTGCATCCGCAATTACGGCCTGGGAACGCCGCTGCCGTGGGACGACGAGTTCATCATCGAGCCCCTCAGCGACTCGACGATCTACATGTCCTACTACACCGTC
This portion of the Natronobeatus ordinarius genome encodes:
- a CDS encoding DUF7344 domain-containing protein: MSSEFGLPDDFDEADRSTPRVVDLFDALSSTRRCVVVEVLSDRSPLAEADLAARVLERGVETDASRERVHVSLRHQHLPRLATAGIVDHDPETGIVDCGRFFDVADATLEETWARCKA
- a CDS encoding acyl-CoA dehydrogenase family protein: MNDLSNVVLSDEHRLFRDETRRFVENEVVPEARERDHRKEPMSDELIDQLGELGFFGILIDEEYGGLGLDLKAYAVIAEELSRGWLSVGSIIARGQSLAGATEEQKETYLPKMARGELLKSIAISEPDAGSDVSNMRLRAEREGDEYVLNGQKMWCTYAKGSDFILTYAVTDPDAEPAYRGISGFIVEKPAGTFDREGLSGSPIDKIGYHGWKTWEVNFDDVRVPADKLVGGEEGQGFYQIMDFFEEGRVHTAARAVGLAQASLEDSLTYAQERVQFDQPISDFQAIRFSLAEMATKVEAARALTLLVADAVDEGERASAEAAMAKLFASEIAEEVTSEGIQIHGGYGYTTEFDVERYWRDARLTRIFEGTSEIQKKIIADDLLS
- the leuS gene encoding leucine--tRNA ligase is translated as MSYDPQELEAEWRARWAESGQYEADPDGRDDPTFVTVAYPYPSGGMHIGHARTYTVPDVYARYRRQRGDNVLFPLGWHVTGTPIVGAVERLKKGDEEQIESLQTAFEVPEEDLTDLETPMGYARYFIEEADCSYKKGMQELGLSIDWRREFTTNDERYQRFITWQYETLRARGLLEKGLHPVKYCTVQENPVTTHDLLEGEEVEFQEYTLVKFEGDGTVFPMATLRPETVRGVTNAYIDPAADYVEATVDGERWVVSVEAVEKLELQERDVEVERETTGEAYVGESVTNPVTGDEVLVLPADFVDPDSGSGVVMSVPAHSPDDYLALQEATADEARLREYGIDPADVEAIEPIPILSIESYGEIPAKDAVESAGIDSATDSGLKEVTQEVYNREFHQGVLSDEYGEYGGEVVEDVRDDLKAHFQSQGAFDAMYDFPEPVISRAGGKVVVANQETWFLRYNDEEWKGKTRKAIERLDAIPENTREQYEHTVDWLQEWPCIRNYGLGTPLPWDDEFIIEPLSDSTIYMSYYTVAHLLEELPAEALTTEFFDTLFFGPEAVAETDERALELREEWEYWYPLDFRCSGPDLISNHLTFFLYHHAELFEEAQWPEGITVMGMGLLEGEKMSSSKGHVVLPNDAVSEYGADTVRFFLLNSSEPWQDFDWRAEEVGATRNQLERFWNRSLEVIEAEAGERDLERIDRWLLAHLQRTVREATDAMERFETRTASQTAFYRFEEYLKWYRRRTDLERPGARWTLRTALETRLRLLAPFIPFLANELHERLTGEPAEDVPWPEPVPEFDDPAVIAEEGLIEDLVDDVRDIVDVTDAEPETIRVYTAADWKRTVFETVVAEGPNQGAVMGTVMQDEQLREKGDAVNQLVGDLVEFVRERDDDTLETLAAVDELTVYEDAAAFLAAEFDADVEVYAEDGDPVDPAEKARHAKPFRPAIHLD